One part of the Francisella adeliensis genome encodes these proteins:
- the cydB gene encoding cytochrome d ubiquinol oxidase subunit II, whose translation MFLDILQILSWLVVGVLIFLVAGTVGFDFGVGILTKFVGKNDYEKRAVINTIAPTWDGSQVWFIAAGGAIFAIWPQVYATSFSGLYIAILVVLWGLFLRPPALEYRKKIDNPKWRNFWDWMLVLGSIIPMVVMGVAVGNLFLGFPISYDETSRLIYGTITNGAYQSMWVTLIYLLTPFALLFGVFALVMALMHGSAYAKLRTKGVLRDRFRSITTVMASVYIVLFVIAGIWIAFIPGYQYTPSADLVNMSDTLHHPFTSGAVSMDYSWYYNFCHAHIWMWFAPILTVVCAGLVIKFNKQDKDGLAFLSSMVSILCAVLTVGFALFPFIMVSTVGNHLFSLTVYNSSSSQTSLVGILCAAVIILPIIFSYTFFVYKKMWANGRRICAEEVKENSHDMY comes from the coding sequence ATGTTTTTAGATATTTTACAAATCCTCTCTTGGCTAGTTGTTGGAGTATTGATATTCCTTGTAGCTGGTACTGTTGGATTTGACTTTGGTGTAGGCATCTTAACTAAGTTTGTCGGCAAAAATGACTATGAAAAAAGAGCTGTTATCAATACAATAGCTCCTACATGGGATGGTAGTCAAGTTTGGTTTATCGCCGCTGGTGGTGCTATATTTGCTATATGGCCACAAGTTTATGCAACAAGCTTCTCCGGCTTATATATTGCGATTTTAGTAGTACTATGGGGTTTATTTTTACGCCCACCTGCACTAGAGTATCGTAAAAAAATCGATAATCCTAAATGGCGTAACTTCTGGGATTGGATGCTAGTTTTAGGTAGCATAATTCCTATGGTGGTAATGGGTGTAGCAGTAGGTAATCTATTCTTAGGCTTCCCTATCTCGTATGATGAAACTTCTCGTTTAATCTATGGCACTATCACAAATGGAGCTTACCAATCTATGTGGGTAACTCTTATATACCTACTAACTCCATTTGCATTACTATTTGGTGTATTTGCACTTGTAATGGCACTAATGCATGGTTCAGCTTATGCTAAGCTTAGAACAAAAGGTGTACTTAGAGATAGATTTAGATCTATAACAACAGTTATGGCTAGTGTGTATATCGTACTATTTGTAATTGCTGGTATTTGGATTGCATTTATTCCAGGCTACCAATATACTCCAAGTGCAGACCTTGTAAATATGTCTGACACTTTACACCACCCATTTACTAGCGGTGCTGTAAGCATGGATTACTCATGGTACTACAACTTCTGTCACGCTCATATCTGGATGTGGTTTGCTCCTATACTAACTGTAGTGTGTGCTGGACTTGTAATCAAATTTAACAAGCAAGATAAAGATGGTTTGGCATTCTTATCAAGCATGGTTTCTATACTATGTGCTGTATTGACTGTTGGGTTTGCTTTGTTCCCATTCATTATGGTTTCAACTGTAGGTAATCATCTGTTTAGCTTGACTGTATATAACTCTAGTAGTAGCCAAACTTCATTAGTTGGTATATTATGTGCTGCAGTGATTATATT